A DNA window from Actinokineospora baliensis contains the following coding sequences:
- the meaB gene encoding methylmalonyl Co-A mutase-associated GTPase MeaB, which yields MADPLDLDTYTDGVRAGDRAVLSRAITLVESRRADHRALAQRLLVRLLPHAGGAHRVGITGVPGVGKSTFIDALGTNLTAAGRTVAVLAVDPSSTRTGGSILGDKTRMSRLAVDPAAFIRPSPTSGTLGGVARATRETIVLMEAAGYDTVLVETVGVGQSETAVANMVDCFLFLTLARTGDQLQGIKKGVLELADVIAVNKADGDHAAEAGKAARELASALRLLRNPAATWTPPVLTCSGQEGLGLDELWARVEEHHLALSATGELAEKRRQQQVDWTWAMVRDTLLARLHDHPAVRALTPGLEGEVRAGRLTATLAAEKILSAFADSDRAD from the coding sequence TTGGCTGACCCGCTCGACCTCGACACCTACACCGACGGCGTCCGCGCGGGCGACCGCGCGGTCCTGTCGCGGGCGATCACCCTGGTCGAGTCCCGCCGCGCCGACCACCGCGCCCTCGCGCAGCGGTTGCTGGTCCGGCTGCTGCCGCACGCGGGCGGCGCGCACCGGGTCGGGATCACCGGCGTGCCCGGCGTCGGCAAGTCGACGTTCATCGACGCGCTGGGCACGAACCTCACCGCCGCGGGCCGCACGGTCGCCGTCCTGGCCGTCGACCCGTCCTCCACCCGCACCGGCGGCAGCATCCTCGGCGACAAGACCCGCATGTCGCGGCTCGCGGTCGACCCGGCCGCGTTCATCCGCCCGTCGCCGACCTCGGGCACCCTCGGCGGCGTCGCCAGGGCCACCCGGGAGACGATCGTGTTGATGGAGGCCGCCGGGTACGACACGGTCCTGGTGGAGACCGTCGGCGTCGGGCAGTCCGAGACCGCCGTGGCCAACATGGTCGACTGCTTCCTGTTCCTCACCCTCGCCAGGACCGGCGACCAGCTGCAGGGGATCAAGAAGGGCGTGCTGGAGCTCGCCGACGTCATCGCGGTCAACAAGGCCGACGGCGACCACGCGGCCGAGGCGGGCAAGGCGGCCAGGGAGCTGGCGAGCGCCCTGCGGCTGCTGCGCAACCCGGCCGCCACCTGGACCCCGCCGGTGCTGACCTGCAGCGGCCAGGAGGGCCTGGGCCTCGACGAGCTGTGGGCGCGGGTCGAGGAGCACCACCTGGCGCTGTCGGCCACCGGCGAGCTCGCCGAGAAGCGCAGGCAGCAGCAGGTCGACTGGACCTGGGCGATGGTCCGCGACACCCTGCTCGCCCGGCTGCACGACCACCCGGCCGTCCGCGCGCTGACCCCCGGGCTCGAGGGTGAGGTGCGCGCCGGTCGGCTGACCGCGACGCTGGCCGCCGAGAAGATCCTTTCGGCCTTCGCGGACAGTGACCGGGCCGACTAA
- the scpA gene encoding methylmalonyl-CoA mutase → MSIPDFGAVELGDPTPTTGDDWRAALREHTGKDADALTWETPEGIAVKPVYTGEDTAGLDFLRTYPGIPPYLRGPYPTMYVNQPWTIRQYAGFSTAEESNAFYRRNLAAGQKGLSVAFDLATHRGYDSDHPRVAGDVGMAGVAIDSIYDMRQLFDGIPLDKMSVSMTMNGAVLPVLALYVVAAEEQGVAPQQLAGTIQNDILKEFMVRNTYIYPPGPSMRIISDIFAFTSRNMPKYNSISISGYHMQEAGATADLELAYTLADGVEYIRAGRDAGLPVDTFAPRLSFFWAIGMNFFMEVAKLRAARLLWARLVKGFDPADDKSLSLRTHCQTSGWSLTAQDVYNNVARTCVEAMAATQGHTQSLHTNALDEALALPTDFSARIARNTQLLLQQESGTTRVIDPWGGSAFVERLTYELAAKAWGHISEVEAAGGMAKAIDAGIPKLRIEEAAARTQARIDSGRQPVIGVNKYRLTDDEQIDVLKVDNAGVRGQQLEKLRRLREERDNDTVTAKLDALTRAATGEGNLLELAIDAARAKATVGEISEALGKVWGRHSAQIRTISGVYRDEVGKSGDGDTVERTRAVVEAFADAEGRRPRILVAKMGQDGHDRGQKVIATAFADLGFDVDVGPLFSTPGEVARQAVEADVHIVGVNSLAAGHLTLVPALRGELAELGRDDIMIVVGGVIPPQDFDDLRAAGAAAIFPPGTVIATAAAQLLRTLAERHGHELG, encoded by the coding sequence ATGAGCATCCCCGACTTCGGCGCCGTCGAGCTCGGCGACCCCACCCCGACCACCGGCGACGACTGGCGCGCCGCCCTGCGCGAGCACACCGGCAAGGACGCCGACGCGCTGACCTGGGAGACGCCGGAGGGCATCGCGGTGAAGCCGGTGTACACCGGCGAGGACACCGCGGGCCTGGACTTCCTGCGCACCTACCCGGGAATCCCGCCGTACCTGCGCGGCCCCTACCCGACGATGTACGTCAACCAGCCGTGGACCATCCGCCAGTACGCCGGGTTCTCCACCGCCGAGGAGTCGAACGCCTTCTACCGCCGCAACCTCGCCGCAGGCCAGAAGGGCCTCTCGGTCGCCTTCGACCTGGCCACCCACCGCGGCTACGACTCCGACCACCCCCGGGTCGCCGGTGACGTCGGCATGGCGGGCGTGGCCATCGACTCCATCTACGACATGCGCCAGCTCTTCGACGGCATCCCGCTGGACAAGATGAGCGTGTCGATGACCATGAACGGCGCCGTCCTGCCGGTACTGGCGCTCTACGTGGTCGCCGCGGAGGAGCAGGGGGTCGCGCCGCAGCAGCTCGCCGGGACCATCCAGAACGACATCCTCAAGGAGTTCATGGTCCGCAACACCTACATCTACCCGCCCGGCCCGTCCATGCGGATCATCTCCGACATCTTCGCGTTCACCTCGCGGAACATGCCGAAGTACAACTCGATCTCCATCTCCGGCTACCACATGCAGGAGGCCGGGGCGACCGCCGACCTGGAGCTCGCCTACACCCTCGCCGACGGCGTCGAGTACATCCGCGCGGGCCGCGACGCCGGGCTGCCGGTCGACACCTTCGCGCCGAGGCTGTCGTTCTTCTGGGCGATCGGGATGAACTTCTTCATGGAGGTCGCCAAGCTTCGGGCGGCCCGGCTGCTGTGGGCACGGCTGGTCAAGGGCTTCGACCCGGCCGACGACAAGTCGCTGAGCCTGCGCACGCACTGCCAGACCTCCGGCTGGTCGCTGACCGCGCAGGACGTCTACAACAACGTCGCCCGCACCTGCGTGGAGGCCATGGCCGCCACCCAGGGGCACACCCAGTCGTTGCACACCAACGCCCTCGACGAGGCCCTCGCGCTGCCGACCGACTTCTCCGCGCGCATCGCCCGCAACACGCAACTGCTGCTGCAGCAGGAGTCCGGCACCACCAGGGTGATCGACCCGTGGGGCGGCTCCGCGTTCGTCGAGCGGCTCACCTACGAGCTCGCCGCCAAGGCGTGGGGGCACATCAGCGAGGTCGAGGCCGCGGGCGGCATGGCCAAGGCGATCGACGCGGGCATCCCGAAGCTGCGGATCGAGGAGGCGGCCGCCCGCACCCAGGCGCGCATCGACTCCGGCCGCCAGCCGGTGATCGGCGTCAACAAGTACCGGCTCACCGACGACGAGCAGATCGACGTGCTCAAGGTCGACAACGCAGGGGTGCGCGGGCAGCAGCTGGAGAAGCTGCGGCGGCTGCGCGAAGAACGCGACAACGACACCGTCACCGCCAAGCTCGACGCGCTCACCCGTGCCGCGACCGGCGAGGGCAACCTGCTCGAACTGGCCATCGACGCCGCGCGCGCCAAGGCGACCGTCGGCGAGATCTCCGAGGCCCTCGGCAAGGTCTGGGGCAGGCATTCCGCCCAGATCCGTACGATCTCCGGCGTGTACCGCGACGAGGTCGGCAAGTCCGGCGACGGCGACACCGTCGAGCGGACCCGCGCCGTGGTCGAGGCCTTCGCCGACGCCGAGGGGCGGCGGCCGCGCATCCTGGTCGCCAAGATGGGCCAGGACGGGCACGACCGCGGCCAGAAGGTCATCGCGACCGCGTTCGCCGACCTCGGCTTCGACGTCGACGTGGGCCCGCTGTTCTCCACCCCCGGCGAGGTCGCCCGCCAGGCCGTCGAGGCCGACGTGCACATCGTCGGGGTCAACTCGCTCGCGGCGGGCCACCTCACCCTGGTGCCCGCGCTGCGCGGCGAGCTGGCCGAGCTCGGCCGCGACGACATCATGATCGTCGTCGGCGGGGTCATCCCGCCGCAGGACTTCGACGACCTGCGCGCCGCCGGTGCCGCCGCGATCTTCCCGCCCGGCACCGTCATCGCCACCGCGGCGGCCCAGCTGCTGCGGACCCTGGCCGAGCGGCACGGGCACGAGCTTGGCTGA
- a CDS encoding methylmalonyl-CoA mutase family protein, with product MTASDLVLAGEFPAADHARWQGLVDRVLRRTNAVPDGHDRPVEDLLASRTYDGITVKPLYTADDQAPVVGHPGLPPFTRGARPDGNSAAGWDVRQRHADPATDARTVLADLENGVTSLWLVVGDAGIPLGRLGDVLQDVYLDLAPVTLDAGADYDAAGQELLTLFADRGILHSDVVGNLGADPLGHQARTGEPADLSALAAHVAETKHYGNLRSVMVDGLPYHQAGGSDAQELGAALAAAVAYLRAITTVNVDVDTAVAKLEFRFAATADQFLTIAKFRAARRLWSRVVEVIGAKPVGQRQHAVTSPAMLTARDPWVNMLRSTLAAFGAGVGGADAVTVLPFDSAIGLPDAFARRIARNTQSVLLEESRLAGVIDPAGGSWYVESLTDELAKAAWAWFTEIERAGGLPSALTSGLVADQLAATWAERERNLATRADAITGVSEFPNLAERAPVRTPAPPAPTGGLPVHRYAEAYEELRDRSDRTLEATGARPKVFLATLGPVAAHTARATFAANLFQAGGIETPDGGVIADAETAAARFTASGATVAVICGSEKSYAELAAPVAEALKAAGAVRVLLAGKESEEHRQSGVDGFVFTGCDALTVLRETALTLGVPA from the coding sequence ATGACGGCCTCCGACTTGGTCCTGGCTGGTGAGTTCCCCGCCGCGGACCACGCGCGCTGGCAGGGCCTGGTCGACCGGGTCCTGCGGCGCACCAACGCCGTACCCGACGGCCACGACCGGCCGGTCGAAGACCTGCTGGCGTCGCGCACCTACGACGGCATCACCGTCAAGCCGCTCTACACCGCCGATGACCAGGCCCCGGTGGTCGGTCACCCGGGTTTGCCGCCGTTCACCCGGGGCGCGCGCCCGGACGGCAACAGCGCCGCGGGCTGGGACGTGCGGCAGCGGCACGCCGACCCGGCGACCGACGCGCGGACCGTGCTGGCCGACCTGGAGAACGGCGTCACCTCGCTGTGGCTGGTCGTCGGCGACGCGGGCATCCCGCTGGGCCGATTGGGTGACGTGCTGCAGGACGTCTACCTCGACCTCGCCCCGGTGACCCTGGACGCGGGCGCCGACTACGACGCCGCGGGCCAGGAGTTGCTCACCCTCTTCGCCGACCGGGGCATCCTGCACTCCGACGTCGTCGGCAACCTCGGCGCCGACCCGCTCGGCCACCAGGCCCGCACCGGCGAACCGGCCGACCTGAGCGCCCTCGCCGCGCACGTCGCCGAGACCAAGCACTACGGGAACCTGCGCTCGGTCATGGTCGACGGCTTGCCCTACCACCAGGCGGGCGGGTCCGACGCCCAGGAACTCGGCGCCGCCCTGGCCGCGGCCGTGGCCTACCTGCGCGCGATCACCACCGTGAACGTCGACGTCGACACCGCGGTCGCCAAGCTCGAGTTCCGCTTCGCCGCGACCGCCGACCAGTTCCTCACCATCGCCAAGTTCCGCGCCGCGCGCCGGTTGTGGTCGCGGGTGGTCGAGGTCATCGGCGCGAAGCCGGTGGGGCAGCGGCAGCACGCGGTCACCTCGCCCGCGATGCTCACCGCCCGCGACCCGTGGGTGAACATGCTGCGCAGCACCCTCGCCGCGTTCGGCGCGGGCGTCGGCGGCGCGGACGCGGTCACCGTGCTCCCGTTCGACTCGGCCATCGGCCTGCCGGACGCCTTCGCCCGCCGCATCGCCCGCAACACGCAGTCGGTGCTGCTGGAGGAATCCCGGCTCGCGGGTGTGATCGACCCGGCGGGCGGTTCCTGGTACGTCGAGAGCCTGACCGACGAGCTCGCCAAGGCGGCCTGGGCCTGGTTCACCGAGATCGAGCGCGCCGGTGGTCTGCCGAGCGCGTTGACCAGCGGCCTTGTCGCCGACCAGCTCGCCGCCACCTGGGCCGAGCGCGAGCGCAACCTGGCCACCAGGGCCGACGCGATCACCGGGGTCAGCGAGTTCCCGAACCTGGCCGAGCGCGCCCCCGTCCGCACCCCGGCCCCGCCCGCCCCGACCGGCGGCCTGCCGGTGCACCGCTACGCCGAGGCGTACGAAGAGCTCCGCGACCGTTCCGATAGGACACTGGAGGCGACGGGCGCCAGGCCGAAGGTCTTCCTCGCCACCCTCGGGCCGGTCGCCGCGCACACCGCCCGCGCCACCTTCGCCGCCAACCTGTTTCAGGCGGGCGGCATCGAGACCCCGGACGGCGGCGTGATCGCCGACGCCGAGACCGCGGCCGCGCGCTTCACCGCCAGCGGGGCCACCGTTGCGGTGATCTGCGGGTCCGAGAAGTCCTACGCCGAACTCGCCGCGCCGGTCGCCGAGGCGCTCAAAGCCGCTGGTGCCGTGCGGGTCTTGTTGGCGGGCAAGGAGTCAGAAGAACACCGCCAGTCCGGAGTGGACGGATTCGTGTTCACCGGCTGCGACGCGCTCACCGTGCTGCGCGAGACCGCGCTGACCCTGGGAGTCCCGGCATGA
- a CDS encoding serine/threonine-protein kinase has translation MSPVPAPEPPQRLVAGRYRLRKLLGQGSMGTVWEAHDELLRRPVAVKQVRLPADDTPVEEIEELRERTLREARAIAVVSHPNVITLHDVALEDDEPFVVMEFLVAASLAELVTANGPLSVEQAAIVGHAVAAALSAAHTAGVVHRDVKPGNVLVSPDGQVKLTDFGIARNLSERTLTSTGIMLGSPCYIAPEIASGGAVTPNADLWGLGATLFATVEGHAPYDADAPAMEIVGQVVNGDVPRPEHDGPLREVIMGLMVKDPDARMSLREVRERLYPLMPAPGSPVYESLRLDPPAPEEAPTVVTRPVAPLDGPTETGIPLASTPGPLPFQRGGARRSPAVAVLLGAVSVALFATAAVGGFALTRAVAGQPVLPVSAPVASQQAAAPLRELVVRTADAATLAGEQGGSFSVPVPGDWVKFVEQRTARTLPNSTRVHWVSPDGTSEIVVERFPNFYPKHEVEQYLRVMSSRTPGFRIVNNTALDGGGSQLTYRTVDAVAAGATGSDVNRTTIANILPTDKDLWVVSVTVPIDQEDTGRRGLFARITPEFRVLGRG, from the coding sequence ATGTCGCCCGTGCCCGCCCCCGAACCGCCGCAGCGCCTGGTCGCAGGGCGTTACCGACTGCGCAAGCTGCTGGGCCAGGGGTCGATGGGCACCGTCTGGGAGGCCCACGACGAACTGCTGCGCCGGCCGGTCGCGGTCAAGCAGGTGCGGCTGCCCGCCGACGACACCCCGGTCGAGGAGATCGAGGAGCTGCGCGAGCGGACCCTGCGCGAGGCGCGGGCCATCGCGGTGGTCTCGCACCCCAACGTGATCACCCTGCACGACGTGGCGCTCGAGGACGACGAGCCGTTCGTGGTGATGGAGTTCCTGGTCGCCGCCAGCCTCGCGGAACTGGTGACGGCCAACGGGCCGCTGTCGGTGGAGCAGGCGGCCATCGTCGGGCACGCGGTGGCCGCCGCGCTCTCGGCCGCGCACACCGCAGGCGTGGTGCACCGTGACGTCAAACCGGGCAACGTGCTGGTCAGCCCGGACGGCCAGGTGAAGCTGACCGACTTCGGCATCGCCCGCAACCTGTCCGAGCGGACGCTGACCAGCACCGGGATCATGCTCGGCTCGCCCTGCTACATCGCCCCGGAGATCGCCTCCGGCGGCGCGGTCACCCCCAACGCCGACCTGTGGGGCCTCGGCGCGACCCTGTTCGCCACCGTCGAGGGCCACGCCCCCTACGACGCCGACGCCCCCGCGATGGAGATCGTCGGCCAGGTCGTCAACGGCGACGTGCCCAGGCCGGAGCACGACGGTCCGCTGCGCGAGGTGATCATGGGCCTGATGGTCAAGGACCCCGACGCGCGGATGTCGCTGCGCGAGGTCCGCGAGCGCCTGTACCCGCTGATGCCCGCGCCGGGCAGCCCGGTCTACGAGAGCCTGCGGCTGGACCCGCCCGCCCCCGAGGAAGCGCCGACGGTGGTGACCAGGCCGGTCGCCCCGCTGGACGGGCCCACCGAGACCGGCATACCGCTGGCGTCCACCCCGGGCCCGCTGCCGTTCCAGCGCGGCGGTGCCCGGCGGAGCCCGGCGGTGGCGGTGCTGCTGGGAGCGGTGTCGGTGGCGCTGTTCGCCACCGCGGCGGTCGGCGGTTTCGCGCTGACCCGAGCGGTCGCCGGTCAACCGGTCCTGCCGGTGAGCGCCCCGGTCGCCTCACAACAAGCCGCCGCCCCCCTGCGCGAACTCGTCGTCCGGACCGCCGACGCGGCCACCCTCGCGGGCGAACAGGGCGGCAGCTTCAGCGTGCCGGTGCCGGGCGACTGGGTGAAGTTCGTCGAGCAGCGGACCGCGCGGACACTGCCCAACAGCACCCGGGTGCACTGGGTGTCACCGGACGGCACCTCGGAGATCGTGGTGGAGCGGTTCCCGAACTTCTACCCCAAGCACGAGGTCGAGCAGTACCTCCGCGTCATGTCCAGCCGCACCCCCGGCTTCCGGATCGTCAACAACACCGCCCTCGACGGCGGCGGCTCCCAACTCACCTACCGGACTGTCGACGCGGTAGCCGCGGGCGCCACCGGCAGCGACGTCAACCGGACCACCATCGCCAACATCCTCCCCACCGACAAAGACCTCTGGGTAGTCAGCGTCACCGTCCCCATCGACCAGGAGGACACCGGCCGCCGCGGCCTCTTCGCCCGGATAACCCCAGAATTCCGCGTCCTGGGCCGCGGCTAG
- a CDS encoding MerR family transcriptional regulator has translation MRIGELSKRTGVAVPTIKYYLREGMVPPGERTSPNQARYDEGHVHRLRLVRALIEVGRLPVAKVREVLGAVDTPAGNVDKLLGTVQKAVLPAMPENAEPEIQTAAEQEVTAMTTALGWCTPDDHPATSALAATLVTAQALGHTGFLDLVRRYALIAEQIGVADLDYIADHPGIDGMLEKVVVGTVLGDTALLALRRLAQAAESTKRYPDETGG, from the coding sequence GTGCGGATCGGTGAGCTGAGCAAACGGACCGGGGTCGCCGTGCCGACCATCAAGTACTACCTGCGCGAGGGCATGGTTCCCCCCGGCGAGCGCACCAGCCCCAACCAGGCGCGCTACGACGAGGGCCACGTCCACCGGCTCCGGCTGGTCCGCGCCCTGATCGAGGTCGGCAGGCTCCCCGTGGCCAAGGTCCGCGAGGTCCTCGGCGCCGTCGACACCCCGGCGGGCAACGTCGACAAACTGCTCGGCACCGTGCAGAAGGCCGTGCTGCCCGCGATGCCCGAGAACGCCGAACCGGAGATCCAGACCGCCGCGGAGCAAGAGGTCACCGCCATGACCACCGCCCTCGGCTGGTGCACCCCCGACGACCACCCAGCCACCAGCGCCCTCGCGGCGACCCTGGTGACCGCGCAAGCCTTGGGCCACACCGGCTTCCTCGACCTGGTCCGCCGCTACGCCCTCATAGCCGAACAAATCGGCGTCGCCGACCTCGACTACATCGCCGACCACCCCGGCATCGACGGCATGCTGGAGAAAGTCGTAGTAGGCACAGTGCTGGGCGACACCGCCCTCCTAGCCCTACGCCGCCTGGCCCAAGCCGCCGAATCCACCAAGCGCTACCCCGACGAGACGGGGGGCTAG
- a CDS encoding ABA4-like family protein has translation MSTVFDFAFYAVVPFWALMVFLPTWSWTRKIVESPWIALPALVVWAVAAVPVIGDMWTGVTTPSLQYWLDFLRDDNAVAAVWAQVLAWDLLVGRWMYLDSRARGVHPLLMGPVLVFTILLSPVGLPLYLLVRLGFPARDGRVRVGSGA, from the coding sequence GTGAGCACCGTCTTCGACTTCGCGTTCTACGCCGTCGTGCCGTTCTGGGCGCTGATGGTGTTCCTGCCGACCTGGTCGTGGACCCGCAAGATCGTCGAGTCGCCGTGGATCGCGCTGCCCGCGCTGGTGGTGTGGGCGGTGGCCGCGGTGCCGGTGATCGGGGACATGTGGACCGGGGTCACCACGCCGAGCCTGCAGTACTGGCTGGACTTCCTGCGCGACGACAACGCCGTCGCCGCGGTCTGGGCCCAGGTGCTGGCGTGGGACCTGCTGGTCGGCCGCTGGATGTACCTCGACAGCCGGGCGCGCGGTGTGCACCCGCTGCTGATGGGGCCGGTCCTGGTCTTCACCATCCTGCTCTCGCCGGTGGGGCTGCCGCTGTACCTGCTGGTGCGCCTGGGATTCCCAGCACGTGACGGTCGGGTCCGCGTAGGCTCCGGTGCGTGA
- a CDS encoding purine-nucleoside phosphorylase — protein sequence MSDFDTDPRRFADEAAKALAERTGAATHDIALVLGSGWRPAVDQLGAPEAEVPMAELPGFLAPTVQGHGGTIRSIVVGDKRVLVLLGRTHLYEGHGVARAVHGVRTAAAAGVRAVVLTNAAGCLMEGVQVGQPVVISDHLNLTARSPLVGAEFVDLTDLYSPRLRAVAKEIDPTLREAVYAGLPGPHFETPAEIHMLRVLGAGLVGMSTVLEAIAARAAGVEVFGLSLVTNLAAGITGEPLDHIEVLEAGRKAAEGMGGLLRELVVRS from the coding sequence GTGAGCGACTTCGACACTGACCCGCGCCGCTTCGCCGACGAGGCCGCGAAAGCGCTTGCCGAGCGCACCGGGGCGGCCACGCACGACATCGCCCTGGTGCTCGGCTCCGGCTGGCGGCCCGCGGTCGACCAGCTCGGGGCGCCGGAGGCCGAGGTGCCGATGGCGGAGCTGCCCGGGTTCCTCGCCCCGACGGTGCAGGGCCACGGCGGCACCATCCGGTCCATCGTGGTCGGCGACAAGCGGGTGCTGGTGCTGCTTGGCCGCACCCACCTCTACGAGGGCCACGGCGTCGCCAGGGCAGTGCACGGGGTGCGGACCGCGGCGGCGGCCGGGGTCAGGGCGGTCGTGCTGACCAACGCGGCGGGGTGCCTGATGGAGGGTGTCCAGGTCGGACAGCCGGTGGTGATCAGCGACCACCTGAACCTCACCGCCCGCTCCCCCCTGGTCGGCGCCGAGTTCGTCGACCTCACCGACCTGTACTCCCCCCGGCTGCGCGCGGTCGCCAAGGAGATCGACCCGACGCTGCGCGAAGCCGTCTACGCCGGGCTGCCCGGCCCGCACTTCGAGACGCCCGCGGAGATCCACATGCTGCGGGTGCTCGGCGCGGGCCTGGTCGGGATGTCCACGGTGCTGGAGGCGATCGCGGCCCGCGCTGCCGGTGTCGAGGTGTTCGGCCTGTCGCTGGTGACGAACCTGGCCGCCGGGATCACCGGGGAGCCGCTGGACCACATCGAGGTGCTGGAGGCGGGTCGCAAGGCCGCGGAGGGGATGGGCGGGCTGCTGCGCGAGCTGGTCGTGCGCTCGTGA
- a CDS encoding phospho-sugar mutase — protein sequence MTRLTPDLRDRAFRWIADDVDPAARAELQQLVARAMGGVPEAVDELVDRMSGPLTFGTAGLRGPVRAGPNGMNRAVVVRTTAGLAAWLVAAGHAGGVVVVGRDARHGSEAFCSDAAGVLAAAGFDVRVLPHALPTPVLAFATRSLGAVAGVQITASHNPPADNGYKLYVDGGAQIIPPADREIEAAIAAVGPAVSVPVSASWTEADVLPSYLDSVATLPRGTARTLQIAATALHGVGAGPLALALRGAGFTEVALVSEQSLPDPDFPTVSFPNPEEPGATDLLLTRASEVDADIAIALDPDADRCAVGVRDGSWRMLTGDETGALLGEHILSTCSTPNPLVANTIVSSSLLKSIAAAHGARYAATLTGFKWLMRAGEGLVYAYEEALGHSVDPTHVRDKDGISAAVLLCDLAATMRASGRTLLDALDDLALTHGVYTTRQVSLRVADLARIPALMAALRANPPTSFAGIPVTAEDLRPEADVLRYTGDGVRVLVRPSGTEPKIKAYLETSAPATTREDLAAARTVATRRLDAVAEEIAALLGA from the coding sequence GTGACCCGGCTGACCCCGGACCTGCGCGACCGCGCGTTCCGCTGGATCGCCGACGACGTCGACCCGGCCGCGCGCGCGGAGCTGCAGCAGCTCGTGGCACGGGCGATGGGCGGAGTGCCGGAGGCCGTCGACGAGCTGGTGGACCGGATGTCCGGGCCGCTGACGTTCGGCACTGCCGGTCTGCGCGGGCCGGTTCGGGCGGGCCCCAACGGGATGAACCGCGCCGTGGTGGTGCGGACGACGGCTGGGCTGGCCGCGTGGTTGGTGGCCGCCGGTCACGCGGGCGGGGTCGTCGTGGTGGGTCGGGACGCGCGGCACGGCTCAGAGGCGTTCTGCTCGGATGCCGCCGGGGTGCTGGCCGCGGCCGGGTTCGACGTGCGGGTGTTGCCGCACGCGCTGCCCACGCCGGTGCTGGCTTTCGCGACGCGGTCGCTGGGGGCGGTCGCCGGGGTGCAGATCACGGCGTCCCACAACCCTCCTGCTGACAACGGCTACAAGCTCTACGTCGACGGCGGCGCGCAGATCATCCCGCCCGCGGACCGGGAGATCGAGGCGGCGATCGCCGCAGTCGGTCCCGCCGTGTCGGTGCCCGTTTCCGCTTCCTGGACCGAAGCCGACGTACTTCCGTCCTATTTGGACAGCGTGGCCACCCTGCCGAGGGGCACCGCGCGCACGCTCCAGATCGCCGCCACGGCGTTGCACGGGGTCGGCGCGGGACCGCTGGCCCTGGCGCTGCGCGGGGCGGGGTTCACCGAGGTGGCCCTGGTGTCGGAGCAGTCGCTACCGGACCCCGACTTCCCCACCGTCAGCTTCCCGAACCCGGAAGAACCGGGGGCGACGGACCTGCTGCTGACCCGCGCGTCCGAAGTGGACGCCGACATCGCGATCGCGCTGGACCCGGACGCCGACAGGTGCGCGGTGGGGGTGCGTGACGGCTCATGGCGGATGCTGACCGGCGACGAGACGGGCGCGCTGCTGGGCGAGCACATCCTGTCCACGTGCTCGACGCCGAACCCGTTGGTCGCCAACACGATCGTCTCGTCGTCGCTGCTCAAGTCCATCGCCGCCGCGCACGGCGCCCGCTACGCGGCCACGCTCACCGGCTTCAAGTGGCTGATGCGCGCGGGCGAAGGTTTGGTCTACGCCTACGAAGAGGCTCTGGGCCACAGCGTCGACCCGACGCACGTCCGCGACAAGGACGGCATCTCGGCGGCCGTGCTCCTGTGCGACCTGGCGGCGACCATGCGCGCCTCCGGCCGAACCCTGCTCGACGCCCTGGACGACCTCGCCCTGACCCACGGCGTGTACACGACCCGCCAGGTCTCCCTCCGCGTCGCCGACCTGGCCCGGATCCCAGCCCTCATGGCGGCTTTGCGGGCGAACCCGCCCACATCCTTCGCGGGAATCCCGGTCACCGCCGAAGATCTACGCCCCGAGGCCGACGTCCTGCGCTACACCGGCGACGGCGTCCGCGTCCTGGTCCGCCCGTCCGGGACGGAGCCGAAGATCAAGGCATACCTGGAAACCTCCGCCCCGGCGACCACGCGCGAAGACCTCGCCGCCGCACGCACCGTGGCCACCCGGCGACTGGACGCGGTGGCCGAGGAGATCGCCGCGCTGCTCGGAGCCTGA